In Phragmites australis chromosome 16, lpPhrAust1.1, whole genome shotgun sequence, one DNA window encodes the following:
- the LOC133896436 gene encoding CRS2-associated factor 1, mitochondrial: protein MVLPGLLLRRADAPLRPPYRYLSRLLDRYGFVPPASLTHAPRESPDAAAAKKRRAKKPPYRPPSSLDRGGRPPARSDLPFDFRFSYTESTPGSKPIGLREPKYSPFGPDRLDRPWTGLCAPAVDATLRDVAAEDPLPDAERGLEEARRRERERVLGEPLTPAERAFLVEKCQKNRTKRQINLGRDGLTHNMLNDIHNNWKSCEVVRVKCLGVPTVDMQNVCHQLEDKTGGLIIHRHGGQLILYRGRHYNPKKRPSIPLMLWKPAEPIYPRLIKTTIEGLTVEETKQMRKKGLHVPVLTKLAKNGYYASLVPMVRDAFLTDELVRVDCKGLPKSDYRKIGVKLRDLVPCILVSFDKEQIIVWRGKDYDGSLQDHTQKSFPSSIVSDCASVKKENGHQEQTSSDCSSDECSGTSSSDEAPDDKSVISDLDSSRAI from the exons ATGGTCCTCCcgggcctcctcctccgccgcgccgACGCACCTCTCCGCCCGCCGTACCGCTACCTCTCCCGCCTCCTAGACCGCTACGGCTTCGTGCCCCCGGCCTCCCTCACCCACGCCCCGCGAGAAtcccccgacgccgccgccgccaagaaGCGCCGGGCCAAGAAGCCGCCCTACCGCCCGCCGTCCTCGCTAGACCGCGGTGGGCGCCCGCCCGCGCGCTCGGACCTTCCCTTCGACTTCCGCTTCAGCTACACCGAGAGCACCCCGGGCTCCAAGCCCATCGGGCTCCGGGAGCCCAAGTACTCCCCGTTCGGCCCCGACCGCCTCGACCGACCCTGGACGGGCCTCTGCGCTCCCGCCGTCGACGCCACGCTCCGCGACGTCGCCGCCGAGGACCCCCTCCCCGACGCCGAGAGGGGGCTGGAGGAAGCCCGCCGGCGCGAGCGCGAGCGCGTGCTCGGCGAGCCGCTCACCCCCGCCGAGCGCGCCTTCCTGGTCGAGAAGTGCCAGAAGAACCGCACCAAGCGGCAGATCAACCTTG GGAGAGATGGGCTTACTCACAACATGCTAAATGACATTCACAATAACTGGAAGAGCTGCGAGGTGGTCAGGGTAAAATGCCTTGGTGTGCCGACGGTTGATATGCAAAATGTGTGCCATCAACTTGAG GATAAGACTGGTGGCCTTATCATCCACAGGCATGGTGGTCAGTTGATACTGTACAGGGGTAGGCATTATAATCCAAAGAAAAGACCTTCAATTCCGTTGATGTTATGGAAGCCAGCTGAACCTATCTACCCGAGGCTAATCAAAACAACAATAGAAGGGCTGACAGTCGAGGAGACAAAGCAAATGAGGAAGAAGGGCCTACATGTTCCTGTTTTGACGAAGCTTG CAAAGAACGGATATTATGCTAGTCTTGTGCCAATGGTTCGTGATGCCTTTCTGACTGACGAGTTGGTTCGAGTAGATTGTAAGGGATTGCCAAAAAGTGATTATCGGAAGATTGGAGTCAAGCTCAGA GACCTTGTTCCTTGCATTCTTGTCTCTTTTGACAAGGAACAAATTATTGTTTGGAGGGGAAAGGATTATGATGGAAGCTTACAAGATCATACGCAAAAGTCATTCCCTTCAAGTATTGTCTCAGATTGTGCGTCAGTAAAGAAAGAGAATGGTCATCAGGAACAAACATCAAGTGATTGTTCTTCTGATGAGTGTTCTGGGACCAGTAGCTCTGATGAAGCACCAGATGACAAGTCTGTCATTTCTGACCTGGACTCTTCTAGGGCGATCTGA